The Algoriphagus sanaruensis genome window below encodes:
- a CDS encoding hybrid sensor histidine kinase/response regulator: MTDFKIHVLYIDDEDNNLKSFKATLRKDFKIFTAIDAEEGLRIAQEEEIHVVIADQRMPGMTGTEFFEKMVEINPDPIRILLTGYSDIASVIDAINKGEVYRFIDKPWNIEQIKNSIKNAADIFFMRRELKEKNQKLQKLHSEMNQFVYSLSHELRGPLMSISGVSKLAKMEVSDPSVIEFFEMIDTATGKLDDFIYKMLDFYRSTKIDHKVSEINFKEILDQQMAAYKEKFNLSDFKIEVEVRQENFFFSDDAKIRVILNNLFSNAVQFQKNQPTEKRISLTVNVTDDQAVMVIEDNGIGIDEKHQNEVFNLFARATQKNVGTGLGLYMVKEAVEQMGGKIHLESRLHEGTTISVILPSMNNNG; this comes from the coding sequence ATGACTGATTTTAAAATTCATGTCCTCTACATAGATGATGAGGATAATAACCTCAAATCTTTTAAAGCAACCTTACGGAAAGATTTTAAAATTTTTACAGCAATTGATGCTGAGGAGGGATTGCGAATAGCTCAGGAGGAAGAAATTCATGTTGTGATCGCCGATCAACGAATGCCTGGTATGACAGGTACTGAGTTTTTTGAAAAAATGGTCGAAATCAATCCTGATCCCATACGTATTCTTTTGACAGGATATTCTGACATCGCAAGTGTCATCGACGCCATCAACAAGGGGGAAGTTTATCGATTTATTGATAAGCCTTGGAATATTGAACAGATCAAAAATTCCATCAAAAATGCTGCGGATATCTTCTTTATGAGAAGGGAGCTTAAAGAGAAAAATCAAAAACTCCAGAAGCTTCACTCAGAGATGAATCAATTTGTGTATAGTCTCTCCCATGAATTAAGAGGCCCTTTAATGAGTATTTCCGGGGTTTCCAAGCTTGCTAAAATGGAAGTTTCGGATCCAAGTGTGATAGAGTTTTTTGAAATGATCGACACTGCGACAGGCAAGTTGGACGATTTTATTTATAAAATGTTAGACTTCTATCGCTCTACCAAGATTGATCATAAGGTTTCTGAAATCAACTTCAAAGAAATCCTAGATCAACAAATGGCGGCGTATAAGGAAAAATTTAATTTATCCGATTTCAAAATTGAAGTTGAGGTTAGGCAGGAGAATTTTTTCTTTTCAGATGATGCTAAAATCCGCGTGATTTTAAATAACCTGTTCAGCAATGCCGTTCAATTCCAAAAAAATCAACCTACTGAAAAACGAATTAGCCTTACTGTGAACGTGACTGATGATCAAGCAGTCATGGTGATTGAAGACAATGGGATTGGGATTGATGAAAAGCATCAAAACGAGGTATTTAACCTATTTGCCAGAGCCACACAAAAAAATGTGGGCACAGGTCTAGGGCTTTACATGGTCAAAGAAGCTGTAGAACAAATGGGAGGCAAAATCCATCTCGAATCCCGATTGCATGAAGGAACCACCATCTCGGTGATTTTACCTAGCATGAATAATAATGGCTGA
- a CDS encoding inorganic diphosphatase, with translation MINPWHDVNIGKDAPEYVMGVIEIPKGSKGKYELDKKTGMLLLDRVLFSAVHYPANYGFIPQTFCEDHDPLDILIISQIDIPSMTLVNAKVIGVMRMIDGGEADDKIIAVAAGDQSVNYINDIDELPPHLMKEVHRFFEDYKKLENKEVIVEDFLGKEEAWKIINESIEMYDRNFRTKR, from the coding sequence ATGATCAATCCTTGGCATGATGTCAACATCGGGAAAGACGCTCCCGAGTATGTGATGGGGGTAATTGAGATCCCCAAAGGAAGTAAAGGAAAATACGAATTGGACAAGAAAACAGGCATGCTTTTGCTAGATCGCGTGCTATTTTCTGCAGTTCACTATCCTGCAAATTACGGATTCATTCCACAAACATTTTGTGAAGACCACGATCCGCTGGATATCTTGATCATTTCTCAGATTGATATTCCTTCCATGACTTTGGTAAATGCCAAAGTGATCGGAGTGATGAGAATGATCGATGGCGGGGAGGCAGATGATAAGATTATTGCCGTGGCTGCTGGAGATCAATCTGTGAATTACATCAATGATATCGATGAGTTACCTCCTCACTTGATGAAAGAAGTTCACCGCTTTTTTGAAGATTACAAAAAGCTGGAGAACAAAGAGGTAATCGTGGAGGACTTCCTAGGAAAAGAGGAAGCCTGGAAAATTATCAATGAAAGTATCGAGATGTATGATCGGAATTTCCGAACAAAACGATAA
- a CDS encoding ACP phosphodiesterase, giving the protein MNFLAHAYLSFDQEKILVGNFAADFIKGRDLHLYEEGIQMGIMLHREIDTFTDTHPLVKAGQSYLRPKFRHYSTVISDIFFDYFLAKNWSTYSNQPLENFAIKTYDLMEQYHDQLPEDFNQMLNWMKNQNWLVAYGSHEGIQRALNGLTRRSKFDSKMNEATAVLKEKEQEFEVIFFAFFEDLRTFAREKLTELQKTHGRH; this is encoded by the coding sequence ATGAATTTTCTTGCACATGCTTATTTATCCTTTGATCAAGAGAAAATTCTTGTTGGAAATTTTGCGGCAGATTTCATTAAGGGAAGGGATTTGCATTTGTACGAGGAAGGAATCCAGATGGGGATTATGCTTCATCGAGAAATCGACACTTTCACCGATACTCATCCCTTGGTAAAAGCAGGACAAAGCTATCTGAGACCGAAATTCCGGCATTATTCTACTGTAATAAGTGATATTTTCTTTGATTATTTCCTTGCAAAAAACTGGTCCACGTATTCCAATCAACCTCTGGAAAATTTCGCAATCAAAACCTATGATCTGATGGAACAATACCATGATCAGCTTCCAGAGGATTTCAATCAGATGTTGAATTGGATGAAAAACCAAAACTGGCTAGTAGCCTATGGAAGTCATGAGGGAATTCAACGAGCACTCAACGGATTGACCCGAAGGTCAAAATTCGACTCCAAGATGAACGAAGCGACAGCCGTGTTAAAGGAAAAAGAACAGGAATTTGAAGTGATTTTCTTCGCTTTTTTCGAGGATTTGAGGACTTTTGCCCGAGAAAAACTCACCGAACTTCAAAAAACGCATGGTCGTCATTAA
- a CDS encoding AAA domain-containing protein yields the protein MPNYLEELKLGLKLLKLEWQEDLAQYKKKFLNTTVADKKKEGITWHPILLKKTKIGMGERLIVEVERTDTQYPSAFSSGKSVSFFSTQEGFHGSEFRVNGVVNQAKRDSLIVTLQADEVPDWMDSGRLGVDLLFDEASYREMEAALKKVISSEVPRLTELREIAYGEKSPKFKDINQVQLEGLNFSQNLACQKIESAQDFAIVHGPPGTGKTTTLIAAIQQAVALNQRILVTAPSNAAVDLLVEKLVDRGIQTLRLGHPARVEEKILNQTLDAKIAFHDSYRDLKKLRKETESYLRLAKQYKRNFGPEERAQRKLMYQEVSRIREAAEHLEDYIRTDIYQRTQVFASTLVGSSSHHLKGIVFDVVFIDEAAQGLEAATWIPILKAKKVVFAGDHCQLPPTIKSYDAAKQGLSTTLFEKIIRRQPQTAQMLQVQYRMPEAIMGFSNQHFYDGKLEAAPNTQFHAFSPEEAVLEWIDTAGSGYTDQQEAESLSTFNPEEARFACTYLNDTVKRIGFGLFKEKGWSIGLIAPYSAQVRRLRHLIFETYEFPNLKAFADLITIDTVDGFQGQERDLMLISLTRSNEKGEIGFLADERRMNVAITRAKRKLILIGDSSTLAQNPFFDELIRYVETSGSYRSVWEFL from the coding sequence ATGCCGAATTACCTCGAAGAATTAAAGTTGGGCTTAAAACTTCTCAAATTGGAGTGGCAAGAAGACCTAGCTCAGTACAAAAAGAAATTCTTAAATACGACCGTTGCTGACAAGAAGAAGGAGGGCATTACTTGGCATCCTATTTTGCTCAAGAAGACCAAAATTGGGATGGGGGAGCGATTGATTGTGGAGGTGGAGCGGACCGATACTCAGTACCCTTCAGCATTTTCTTCAGGTAAATCCGTTTCTTTTTTTTCTACTCAAGAAGGATTCCATGGTTCGGAATTTCGAGTAAATGGAGTGGTCAATCAGGCGAAAAGAGATTCCCTAATCGTCACCCTTCAGGCAGATGAAGTTCCGGATTGGATGGACTCAGGCAGGTTGGGAGTAGACTTACTCTTCGACGAGGCAAGTTATCGAGAAATGGAAGCGGCTCTTAAAAAGGTGATTTCTTCCGAGGTTCCCCGGCTAACCGAGCTTCGAGAAATAGCTTATGGAGAAAAAAGTCCAAAATTTAAAGATATCAACCAGGTTCAACTGGAGGGGTTGAATTTTTCCCAAAATCTAGCCTGTCAAAAAATAGAGTCCGCCCAAGATTTTGCGATTGTACATGGACCTCCTGGAACTGGAAAAACGACTACTTTGATTGCGGCCATTCAGCAGGCTGTCGCTCTAAATCAGCGAATATTGGTGACAGCACCTAGTAATGCAGCTGTGGATTTACTTGTAGAAAAGTTAGTCGATCGAGGAATTCAAACCCTTCGATTGGGGCACCCTGCTCGGGTGGAGGAGAAAATTCTCAATCAAACCTTGGATGCCAAAATTGCTTTTCACGACAGCTATCGAGATCTAAAAAAACTCAGAAAGGAAACCGAATCTTACCTTCGCTTGGCCAAGCAATACAAGCGTAACTTTGGTCCAGAGGAGCGTGCACAGCGGAAACTGATGTATCAGGAAGTGTCCCGAATTCGTGAGGCCGCTGAGCATTTGGAGGATTATATTCGAACAGATATTTATCAGCGAACTCAGGTTTTTGCCAGCACCTTGGTTGGATCCTCCTCCCATCATTTGAAAGGGATAGTATTCGATGTCGTTTTTATCGATGAAGCTGCCCAAGGATTGGAGGCAGCTACTTGGATTCCTATCTTGAAGGCCAAAAAAGTGGTGTTTGCTGGGGATCATTGCCAGTTGCCTCCGACTATCAAATCCTATGATGCGGCAAAACAGGGCTTATCTACTACACTTTTTGAAAAAATAATTCGGCGACAGCCTCAAACAGCGCAAATGCTACAGGTTCAATACCGAATGCCAGAGGCCATCATGGGCTTTTCCAATCAGCACTTTTACGATGGGAAATTGGAAGCTGCTCCAAATACGCAGTTTCATGCATTCAGTCCGGAAGAAGCCGTATTAGAATGGATCGATACAGCAGGGTCAGGATATACCGATCAGCAGGAGGCCGAAAGTTTGAGCACATTTAATCCTGAGGAAGCTCGATTTGCATGCACCTATCTCAATGATACTGTTAAACGGATTGGGTTTGGTTTGTTCAAGGAAAAAGGCTGGTCTATTGGCTTAATTGCTCCGTATTCTGCCCAGGTCAGAAGGCTACGTCATTTGATTTTTGAAACCTATGAATTCCCCAATCTGAAAGCATTTGCGGATTTGATAACCATCGATACTGTGGATGGATTTCAAGGACAAGAGCGAGACTTGATGTTGATCTCCTTGACGAGATCCAATGAGAAGGGAGAAATCGGGTTTTTGGCCGATGAGCGAAGAATGAATGTGGCAATCACCCGTGCCAAACGTAAGTTGATCCTAATCGGAGATAGCAGTACACTGGCTCAGAATCCTTTTTTTGATGAATTGATTCGATATGTGGAGACCTCGGGATCCTATCGAAGTGTCTGGGAGTTTTTGTAG
- a CDS encoding DEAD/DEAH box helicase: MSFADLGLNPELISSIQRAEYTQPYPIQVEAIPLLLKGKDVLGLAPTGSGKTAAYILPILQQLLAKEAPNDRAIQVLVMVPTRELAVQVGEVAENFSRFLPRRIKSLAVFGGVSINPQMIKLGGTEILIATPGRLLDLIERNAVSIDRIKMLVIDEADKVLQMGFREEMDRILAQVPKKKQTVLFSATMDQEVEELIQKLLREPVKIQVAAEDFTPDLIKQSAYRVSPETKGPFLRQFIQSGDWKQILIFTSSIRTADNVVGKLSKNGIPAVAFHGDKSQGARMEALAKFKSGKIRVLVATDLAARGIDIQALPLVINYELPRSPKDYIHRIGRTGRAGMEGEAVSLITPEELHHFKVIQKKMGKWLKLIHEEDFGKITE, translated from the coding sequence ATGAGTTTTGCCGATCTAGGTCTGAATCCGGAACTGATTAGTTCCATCCAACGTGCCGAATACACCCAACCCTATCCGATTCAAGTGGAAGCAATTCCTCTACTTTTAAAAGGGAAAGATGTCTTGGGATTAGCACCCACAGGTTCGGGAAAAACTGCCGCATACATCCTTCCTATTCTTCAACAATTACTTGCGAAAGAAGCCCCTAATGATCGAGCCATCCAAGTGTTGGTTATGGTTCCAACTCGGGAATTGGCGGTGCAAGTGGGAGAAGTCGCCGAAAACTTCAGCCGATTTTTACCCCGTAGGATCAAATCTTTAGCTGTATTTGGGGGTGTTTCTATCAATCCCCAAATGATCAAACTTGGAGGCACAGAAATCTTGATAGCTACTCCAGGCCGATTACTTGATTTGATCGAGCGAAATGCGGTGAGTATTGATCGGATTAAAATGCTGGTCATTGATGAAGCTGATAAAGTGCTACAAATGGGCTTCCGAGAGGAAATGGATCGGATTTTAGCTCAAGTACCTAAGAAAAAACAGACCGTTTTATTTTCTGCAACCATGGATCAAGAGGTGGAAGAACTGATCCAAAAATTGCTCCGTGAACCGGTTAAAATCCAAGTAGCGGCAGAAGATTTTACTCCAGACTTGATCAAACAAAGCGCCTATCGAGTCAGTCCCGAAACAAAAGGACCCTTCCTCCGGCAATTCATTCAATCGGGAGATTGGAAGCAAATTTTGATTTTCACATCCTCAATCCGCACCGCTGACAATGTAGTCGGCAAGCTCAGTAAAAACGGCATCCCTGCAGTTGCTTTTCATGGAGATAAAAGTCAAGGGGCAAGAATGGAAGCCTTAGCCAAATTTAAATCCGGGAAAATCCGGGTATTAGTAGCCACTGACTTGGCTGCAAGGGGAATTGACATTCAGGCTCTTCCTTTGGTGATCAATTACGAGCTTCCTCGATCTCCCAAGGACTATATTCACCGAATCGGACGTACCGGTAGAGCAGGCATGGAGGGAGAAGCAGTTTCACTTATCACCCCGGAAGAGCTCCATCATTTTAAGGTGATTCAAAAGAAAATGGGAAAATGGCTGAAACTAATCCATGAAGAAGATTTTGGAAAAATCACGGAGTAA